CCCGAGGCGGACGAAGCAGCCTTCGGCAATATCAAAAGCAAACTCCCGGATACCCCGGATCAGGACAGCGGGGTGCTGCAATTCCATTGCATCGGGAAATGTCCGGATCAGGACGGCGAACCCGACCTTCTCCACCTCCGTGACCAGCATGGCCGCAAAAAACTCACGGCTGAAATTCAAATCAATCATTGCAGGCTAAACTGTTTCAGCGAACGGTCCCGATTCCCGGAACCGCCGTTCCGTTTCTCAAAGATAACGCCCCGGACCGAAATATCCGCACATTCGGCCGGAAATTTTCAGTACGCACGCCGTTCCGTCCGGGCACGATTTTGGCCATTATAGGTTTAAGTTATGGCACTATCAATATTATCCGCTTGTTATTCACAGAATTATATCATACATTTACAAGCAGGGAATCCGTCACAACCAAAAACAAAAGCCATATGGACAAAAAGAAACTGACAGCCGAAAACGGCCGGCCCATCGCCGACAACCAGAACATTCAGACAGCCGGGAAACGCGGCCCCGTAACCTTGCAGGACCCGTGGTTCCTCGAAAAACTCGCCCACTTCGACCGCGAAGTCATCCCCGAACGGCGCATGCACGCCAAAGGATCGGGAGCCTTCGGAACATTCACCGTGATGCACGACATCACGAAATACACCCGGGCGTCGATCTTCGCCGAGGTGGGCAAGCAGACCCCGTGCTTCGTGCGCTTCTCGACCGTGGCCGGAGAACGCGGCGCGGCGGATGCCGAACGCGACATCCGCGGCTTCGCCATCAAGTTCTACACCGACGCCGGCAACTGGGACCTCGTGGGCAACAACACCCCAGTCTTCTTCCTGCGCGATCCGCTGAAGTTTCCCGACCTGAACCACGCCATCAAGCGCGACCCGCGCACCGGACTGCGCAGCCCGAACAGCAACTGGGACTTCTGGACGCTGCTGCCCGAGGCGCTGCATCAGGTGACCATCACGATGTCGCCGCGCGGCATTCCGGCCTCCTTCCGCCACATGCACGGATTCGGAAGCCACACGTACAGCTTCTACGACAAAGACAACCGACGCACGTGGGTCAAGTTCCACCTCCGCACCGAGCAGGGGATCAGGAACCTGACCGACGCGGAGGCCGAGGCCATCATCGCCAAGGACCGCGAATCGAACCAGCGCGACCTGTTCGAAGCCATCGAACGCGGCGACTATCCGCGCTGGCTGATGCAGGTGCAGCTGATGACCGAGGAGCAGGCCCGGACCTATAAAATCAATCCGTTCGATCTGACGAAGGTGTGGTATCACGGCGATTTTCCGCTGCACGACGTGGGCATTCTGGAACTCAACCGCAATCCGGAAAACTTCTACGCCGAAGTCGAGCAGGCCGCCTTCAACCCGATGAACATTGTCGAGGGCATCGGCTTCTCGCCCGACAAGATGCTGCAAGGACGCCTCTTCTCCTACGGCGATGCGCAGCGTTACCGCCTGGGCGTGAATCACAACCTGATTCCGGTGAACAAGCCCCGCTGTCCGTTCCACGCCTACCACCGCGACGGGCAGATGCGCACCGACGACAATTACGGCGCGACGACGCCCTACGAGCCGAACAGCTACGGCGAATGGCAGGACACGCCGGCCCTCAAGGAGCCGCCCCTGGCCGTCGACGGCGCGGTCTACAACTACGACGAGCGCGAATTCGACGACGATTATTACACGCAGCCGGGCAAGCTGTGGCGGCTGATGACGCCCGCAGATCAGCAGGCGACATGCGAAAACACGGCGCGCGCCATGGGCGATTCGGAACTGTTCATCAAGCAGCGGCACGTGCGCAACTGCTACAACGCCGATCCGTCGTACGGCGAAGGCGTGGCCCGGGCGCTGGGCATCAGCCTCGCCGAAGCCCTGACGGCCGAAGACCCCGCGCATCCCGCGTGGGATAAAAGATAAATCCGCCCCATCCCAGCCCTCCTTCAGGGAGGGAGATGGCATACGCTCCGGACGGCGGTACATTAGCGTATGTGATCACGCCCGGTAAAACGGAGGTAAACAAAAATTCCCGTCGTTGGTTCGACGGGAATTTTTGGCATTTATGCCTGCGGCGTCGGTTCGCCGCCCTGCGGCTTGTTGCCGCGGCCCCGATTGCGGCCTCCGCGGTGACGGCGGCGGTCGCGGGTCCCGCGGTTGCCTTCGCCACGGCCCGAAGCGTGGTCGCTGTCCGGCGAAGCGGGTTGTGCCGCGGCAGGTTCCGCAGCCGCAGCCGCAGCCGCAGTCGCAGCCGCCGGGCGTTCGCTGCGGCGGTCCCGGTCGTTACGACCCGAACGGTCGCCCCGTCCGCCGCGTCCGCGGCCCGAACCGGAACGTCCTCCCCCGCTGCGACCCCCGCGCCCCCGGCCGAAGCGGCCGCGGTTCTCGTCGGGAGCGTATTTCGGGCCTTCGCCCACGCTCTCGGGCAGTTCGGCCTTGCGGATGTCCCGCTCGATGAATTTCTCGATCTGGTGGAACTTGCCCTGCTCCTCCTCGCTGACGAACGTCATGGCGGCGCCCGAAGCCGCCGCGCGGGCCGTACGGCCGATGCGGTGGATGTAGTCCTCGGGGTCGTGCGGCACGTCGTAGTTGAGCACCAGGCCGATGTCCTCGATGTCGATACCGCGCGCGACGATGTCCGTGGCGACGAGGATTTTCACCTTGTTGTTCTTGAAGTTGAGCATCACCTCCTCGCGCTGCGCCTGCTCCAGGTCGGAGTGCATGGCCGCAACGTCGAGTCCCATGCGCTTGAGCGTATGGGCCAGCTCCTTGACCTTGAGTTTCGACGACGAGAAGATGATCGTCTTCGAGTCGGTCGGCTCGGCGAACAGCTCGCGGATGATGCCCAGTTTCTGACGCTCGTAGCAGATGTAGGCCGACTGGTCGATGGCTTCGTTGGGTTTCGAAATGGCGATGTTGACCTCGGCGGGATTGCGCAGAATGGTCTTGGCCAGTTCGCGGATCTTCGGGGGCAGCGTCGCCGAAAACATGATCGTCTGCCGTTCGGCGGGCATGTAGGAGATGATCTTCATAATGTCGTCCGAGAAACCCATGTCGAGCATGCGGTCGGCCTCGTCGAGAATCAGGTATTCGACGTGCGAAAGATCGACGCCGCTGTTTTGCAGGTGGGCGATCATGCGGCCCGGAGTGGCGATCACCACGTCGGCGCCGTTCAGCATGCCGTTTTTCTGGATGTCCCAGCCCTTGCCGTCGCCGCCGCCGTAGACCACCGTCGTCGAGAGGGGCGCATAATAGGAGAAGCCCTGGAACTGCTGGTCGATCTGCTGCGCCAGCTCGCGCGTCGGCACGATGATCAGCGATTTCACCACGTTGTCGGGGTTGCCCTCGATGAGCAGTTTGTTCAGCAGCGGCAGCGTATAGGCCGCGGTCTTTCCCGTACCGGTCTGGGCGCAGCCGATAATGTCGCGGCCCTCCAGAATCACCGGAATCGTGTGCTCCTGCACGGGAGTCATCTCGTGGAAATTCATATCCTCAAGACCGTCGAGGATTTCATCCTCCAGGTCGAGTTCATCGAAACGCATAAAACAGAAATTTTTAATTCTTAATTTTTCACTTTTAATTGCACGGTCCGGAAATGACATCTCCGAATAGCGTGGCCGGCGTGCAGCCCGTGATGCGAACCCTCACATAGTCGCCGACCCGATGATACCCGCGGTCGAAAACCACCACCTTGTTCTGCGAAGTGCGGCCCGACAGCTGGTTCCTGTCGCGCTTCGACTCGCCCTCGACCAGCACTTCGAACTCCCGGCCCACGTCGCGCAGGTTGCTCGCATGGCCCAGCTCGTTTTGCAGGGCGATGATTTCGGACAGCCGGCGCGACTTCACCTCCTCGGGAACGTCGTCCCCCAGGTGCTTTTCGGCAAAAGTGCCCGGACGCTCCGAATACTTGAACATGTAGGCGAAATCATAGCCCACCTCGCGCATCAGCGACAGGGTTTGCAGGTGCTCCTCCTCCGTCTCGCCCGAGAAGCCCGCGATCAGGTCGGTGGTGATCGCACAGTCGGGCAGATAGCGGCGGATGGCGGCGATGCGGTCGAGATACCATTCACGCGTATATTTGCGGTTCATGCGGCCGAGCATCGACGTGGCGCCCGACTGGGCCGGCAGGTGAATCGCCCGGCAGACGTTGGGCATCGAGGCCATGACCTCCAGCAGGCTGTCGCTCATATCCTTGGGATGCGAGGTGGCGAACCGCACGCGCAGCAGCGGCGAGACCGACGCCACGCGGCGCACCAGCTCCGGGAAATCGACGTCGCCCGTACGGTAGGAATTGACGTTCTGCCCCAGCAGCGTCACCTCGCGGTAGCCGTTTTCGAACAAACTGCGCGCCTCGGCGACGATGGTCTCCGCATCGCGGCTCCGCTCGCGGCCCCGGGTGTAGGGGACCACGCAGTAGGAACAGAAGTTGTCGCACCCCCGCATGATCGCCACGAAGGCGCTCACGCCGTTGCGGTCGAGGCGCACGGGGGCGATTTCGGCATAGGTCTCCTCGGTCGAAAGCAGCACGTTGACACCCTTGCCGCCCGCCTCGGCCTCGCGCACCAGGCGCGGCAGGTCGCGGTAGGCGTCCGGCCCGGCCACGACATCGACGCCCGCAGGTCCCTCGACCAGCTTCTCGCGCAGGCGTTCGGCCATGCAGCCGATGACGCCCACGACAAGACCCGGATTCGCGCGCCGGTAGCGTTTCATCTCGGCCAGACGGCCCCAGATGCGCTGCTCGGCGTTGTCGCGGATCGAGCAGGTGTTGATCAGGATGACATCGGCCTCGCCGATGCGGTCCGTATAGACATAGCCTTCGCGCTGCATGAGCGAAACGACGATCTCCGTGTCGCCGACGTTCATCTGGCAGCCGTAGGTCTCGATGAAAAGTTTGCGTCCGGCGCCCTCCAAAGGCCGTAATGTATTGACGTTAAATCCCAATTTTCAATTCTTAATTTTTAATTCTTAATTGGCGGAGCCTATTCCGCCTGTATCTCGTTTTTCTCGGGGAACTGCTTGAAGCCCTCCCCGAAGGTTTCGTAGGCATCCGTCACCACGACGAATGCCTTCGGGTCGATCTCCTTGATCTTGTGCTGCACAAGGCGCACCTCCTTGCGGCTCACCACCAGAAAGATCATGTCGCGCAGCGAATCGGTGTACATGCCCTTCGACTTGATGTAGGTGGCGCTGCGGTCGAGGTCGTCGATGATGAACCGTTTCAGCTCCTCGTGGTGGTCGCTGATGATGAACAGCAGCTTGTCGTACGACGCGCCGTCGAGCAGGTAGGCGATCACACGCGACGAGATGTAGATCGTGATGAGCGAATAGAGCGTCAGCATCCAGCCGTTCGCCGCCGCCTCGCCCGTGCCGATTCCGAAGCCGATCACGGCCAGTCCCGACAGCACGACAAACCCGTCGGCCAGCAGGATGCCCGTCGAGAACTTGATCCCGGCGAACTTCTGCAACAGCATGCCCACGATGTCCGTGCCCCCCGTGGTCGCCTGCTGCCGCACGACGATACCCTGCCCGATGCCGATCACCACGGCGCCGATGACGCACGTCAGCAGCAGGTCGTTCGAGAGGTCCAGCCGCCCGCCCAGCAGCAGCGAAGGGTCCAGCGACTCGACCGCCTCGGGATTCGGGTAGACCAGCCGCGTGAGCACGTTCATAAAGCCCGGCGTATAGAGCGCCGCCAGCACCGTGCGCGTGCCGAAACCGCCGCCGAAGACCAGCATGGAGATCAGCATCAGCGGAATGTCGAACATGTAACCGAACGTACCGACCTGGACCGAAGGGAAGATGTTATGCAGCACGATACCCATGCCGTAGACCCCGCCCGGCACGAACTTGTAGGGATTGACGAAGAGCACGAACCCCGCGCCCATGACCGAGCAGCCGAGGAAAATCAGAAACCACGAGCGCCACCACGCCCACGAGCCCATCGGTTCGAGCAAAGCCTTTGTGTTCATACATTAATTCATTTAGAATGCAAAGATACTAAATTCTCCGGAAATGCGGGATACGGCGGCGGTTTTTTCGCCCCCGGCTTCCACATACGGATTTTTTGACTATATTTGCATGAACAAGTTAACACGCGAAAAAGATGATTCTGACGATATATACGGCTACCACCATGATTATCATCGCCTATCTGCTCGGCTCGATTCCAAGCGCCGTATGGATCGGCAAGAAATATTACGGCATCGACATCCGCGAGCACGGCTCGAAGAACGCCGGAACGACCAACATGCTCCGCGTGCTGGGCCGGCGGGCCGCCCTGCCGGTCTTCGCGCTCGATTTCCTGAAAGGATTCGTGGCCGTGACGATCATCGAACTGATGCAGTACGACGACCTGATCGGACAGAACGACCTGATAAACCTCAAGATCGTCGCCGTGTTCGCCGCCGTGCTGGGCCATATCTTCCCGATTTTCGCCGGATTCCGCGGCGGAAAGGGCGTCGCGACGCTCGTGGGCGCCGTGACGGGCATCTATCCCCCCGTGGCGCTGCTGTGCTTCGGCGTGTGGCTGGTGATGCTGATGGTCTCGCACTACGTGTCGCTGGCCTCGATGGTCGCCGGATGCTGCTTCCCCGTCTTCACCCTCATATCGCCCAAAGTCAACGGATCGACGGCCTTCGTGGTGTTCTCGTTCGTGATCGCCATCCTGCTGATCTACACCCACCGCAAGAACATCGAACGGCTGAAGGCGGGAACCGAGTCGAAGACCTTCATCTGGAAGCCGCGGCGCGTGAAACTCGACGACGAGGAGCGGAAAAAGAGCGGCAAAGAGCACGATCGGGAATAACCGGCTCCGGACTTTTCGACGAAATTATCCGCATAAAAGGATAAATCCTGCGGCCGGCATACGGCAAAATAAATTTTTACGTTATCTTTGCGCCGCAATAAAGACCTAAAGCAAGCGTCATGTTACAGGAAAACCTGCTGAAAATATACGAAACGAGTTTTCGGGAAAATCGGGAGATGTCGGCGCTGACCGACTATTTCAAGGGCGAGACCTTTTCGTACTAT
This Alistipes shahii WAL 8301 DNA region includes the following protein-coding sequences:
- a CDS encoding DEAD/DEAH box helicase, with protein sequence MRFDELDLEDEILDGLEDMNFHEMTPVQEHTIPVILEGRDIIGCAQTGTGKTAAYTLPLLNKLLIEGNPDNVVKSLIIVPTRELAQQIDQQFQGFSYYAPLSTTVVYGGGDGKGWDIQKNGMLNGADVVIATPGRMIAHLQNSGVDLSHVEYLILDEADRMLDMGFSDDIMKIISYMPAERQTIMFSATLPPKIRELAKTILRNPAEVNIAISKPNEAIDQSAYICYERQKLGIIRELFAEPTDSKTIIFSSSKLKVKELAHTLKRMGLDVAAMHSDLEQAQREEVMLNFKNNKVKILVATDIVARGIDIEDIGLVLNYDVPHDPEDYIHRIGRTARAAASGAAMTFVSEEEQGKFHQIEKFIERDIRKAELPESVGEGPKYAPDENRGRFGRGRGGRSGGGRSGSGRGRGGRGDRSGRNDRDRRSERPAAATAAAAAAAEPAAAQPASPDSDHASGRGEGNRGTRDRRRHRGGRNRGRGNKPQGGEPTPQA
- a CDS encoding catalase — its product is MDKKKLTAENGRPIADNQNIQTAGKRGPVTLQDPWFLEKLAHFDREVIPERRMHAKGSGAFGTFTVMHDITKYTRASIFAEVGKQTPCFVRFSTVAGERGAADAERDIRGFAIKFYTDAGNWDLVGNNTPVFFLRDPLKFPDLNHAIKRDPRTGLRSPNSNWDFWTLLPEALHQVTITMSPRGIPASFRHMHGFGSHTYSFYDKDNRRTWVKFHLRTEQGIRNLTDAEAEAIIAKDRESNQRDLFEAIERGDYPRWLMQVQLMTEEQARTYKINPFDLTKVWYHGDFPLHDVGILELNRNPENFYAEVEQAAFNPMNIVEGIGFSPDKMLQGRLFSYGDAQRYRLGVNHNLIPVNKPRCPFHAYHRDGQMRTDDNYGATTPYEPNSYGEWQDTPALKEPPLAVDGAVYNYDEREFDDDYYTQPGKLWRLMTPADQQATCENTARAMGDSELFIKQRHVRNCYNADPSYGEGVARALGISLAEALTAEDPAHPAWDKR
- a CDS encoding YitT family protein, whose product is MNTKALLEPMGSWAWWRSWFLIFLGCSVMGAGFVLFVNPYKFVPGGVYGMGIVLHNIFPSVQVGTFGYMFDIPLMLISMLVFGGGFGTRTVLAALYTPGFMNVLTRLVYPNPEAVESLDPSLLLGGRLDLSNDLLLTCVIGAVVIGIGQGIVVRQQATTGGTDIVGMLLQKFAGIKFSTGILLADGFVVLSGLAVIGFGIGTGEAAANGWMLTLYSLITIYISSRVIAYLLDGASYDKLLFIISDHHEELKRFIIDDLDRSATYIKSKGMYTDSLRDMIFLVVSRKEVRLVQHKIKEIDPKAFVVVTDAYETFGEGFKQFPEKNEIQAE
- the miaB gene encoding tRNA (N6-isopentenyl adenosine(37)-C2)-methylthiotransferase MiaB, which encodes MGFNVNTLRPLEGAGRKLFIETYGCQMNVGDTEIVVSLMQREGYVYTDRIGEADVILINTCSIRDNAEQRIWGRLAEMKRYRRANPGLVVGVIGCMAERLREKLVEGPAGVDVVAGPDAYRDLPRLVREAEAGGKGVNVLLSTEETYAEIAPVRLDRNGVSAFVAIMRGCDNFCSYCVVPYTRGRERSRDAETIVAEARSLFENGYREVTLLGQNVNSYRTGDVDFPELVRRVASVSPLLRVRFATSHPKDMSDSLLEVMASMPNVCRAIHLPAQSGATSMLGRMNRKYTREWYLDRIAAIRRYLPDCAITTDLIAGFSGETEEEHLQTLSLMREVGYDFAYMFKYSERPGTFAEKHLGDDVPEEVKSRRLSEIIALQNELGHASNLRDVGREFEVLVEGESKRDRNQLSGRTSQNKVVVFDRGYHRVGDYVRVRITGCTPATLFGDVISGPCN
- the plsY gene encoding glycerol-3-phosphate 1-O-acyltransferase PlsY, with product MILTIYTATTMIIIAYLLGSIPSAVWIGKKYYGIDIREHGSKNAGTTNMLRVLGRRAALPVFALDFLKGFVAVTIIELMQYDDLIGQNDLINLKIVAVFAAVLGHIFPIFAGFRGGKGVATLVGAVTGIYPPVALLCFGVWLVMLMVSHYVSLASMVAGCCFPVFTLISPKVNGSTAFVVFSFVIAILLIYTHRKNIERLKAGTESKTFIWKPRRVKLDDEERKKSGKEHDRE